One window of the Nicotiana tabacum cultivar K326 chromosome 4, ASM71507v2, whole genome shotgun sequence genome contains the following:
- the LOC107759455 gene encoding transmembrane 9 superfamily member 3 isoform X2, with the protein MPLHIGIKVERKSLSMQTSETYAYFDLPFCRPDNMEKKKESLGEVLNGDRLTFAPYKLEFLADKKDAKVVCKKRLTKEEVAQFRTAIALDYYIQMYYDDLPIWAFIGKIDKEGSYDPNEFKYHIYTMFHFEIFYHKDRVIEINLRADPYVTANVTNDEEVDVEFLYTVMWKATNIPFEKRMDKYKMSSSLPHHLEIHWFSIMNSCVTIFIVMSCLGTIYMRVLRRDIYKLAQDEEFIDNQEETGWKSLHGDVFRYPKCTYLLSSALGCGTQLLAVVVAILSLGVLGVFQPYDRGVLPTALIIIYAITSAVAGFSAVSFYHQLEGSNWLRILLLTGGIFSCPLFLTFFFLNTVAIKYGSTAALPLGTIVVILLLWVLLALPSLLLGALSGKRIKSEFQAPCHTTKCPREVPPQRWYRSIIMQMALAGILPFAVIYIELYYIFASVWGHRIYTIYGILFVVFILLLITTALVSVAMTYFQLAAEDHEWWWRSFLCGGSTGLYIFGYSFYYYFSRSDMSGFMQTSFFFGYMACVSYGVFLMLGTIGFRACLLFVRLLYGSIKCE; encoded by the exons ATGCCTCTACACATCGGTATAAAAGTGGAGAGGAAGTCCCTCTCTATGCAAACAAG TGAAACTTATGCTTATTTCGATCTTCCATTTTGTCGACCAg ATAATatggaaaagaagaaagaatcttTGGGTGAAGTGTTGAATGGAGATCGCCTTACATTTGCTCCATATAAGCTGGAGTTTTTAGCGGACAAAAAAGATGCCAAAGTTGTATGTAAGAAAAGGTTGACAAAGGAGGAAGTTGCACAATTCAGAACCGCTATTGCACTGGATTACTACATCCAGATGTACTATGATGACTTGCCAATATGGGCCTTCATCGGGAAGATCGATAAGGAGGGAAGCTATGACCCTAATGAGTTCAAATATCACATTTATACGATGTTTCACTTTGAAATATTTTACCACAAGGACCGTGTTATTGAAATTAACCTTCGAGCCGATCCGTATGTTACAGCTAATGTAACAAATGATGAGGAAGTTGATGTAGAATTCCTGTACACAGTGATGTGGAAGGCAACTAACATCCCATTTGAAAAGAGAATGGACAAATACAAGATGTCTTCTTCTCTGCCCCATCACTTAGAAATTCACTGGTTCTCAATTATGAACTCATGTGTGACAATTTTCATCGTGATGTCATGTCTGGGAACAATTTACATGCGGGTCCTGAGGAGAGATATTTATAA GCTTGCGCAGGATGAGGAATTCATTGATAACCAAGAAGAAACTGGGTGGAAAAGCCTCCATGGTGATGTCTTCCGGTACCCAAAGTGCACCTATTTGCTTTCTTCAGCGCTTGGTTGTGGAACACAGCTGTTGGCAGT AGTGGTGGCCATTCTAAGTTTAGGCGTGCTTGGTGTTTTTCAACCGTATGATCGAGGAGTTTTGCCCACTGCTTTGATCATAATATATGCAATAACTTCTGCAGTTGCTGGATTTTCCGCTGTATCTTTTTATCATCAGCTCGAAGGAAGCAACTGG CTAAGAATTCTATTGCTGACGGGAGGAATATTCTCTTGCCCCTTGTTCCTAACCTTTTTCTTCCTTAATACTGTTGCCATCAAATATGGATCAACTGCAGCACTTCCTTTGGGCACGATTGTGGTTATACTTCTCCTCTGGGTTTTGCTAGCGTTACCTTCACTTCTGTTAGGTGCATTATCTGGGAAGAGAATAAAGTCTGAGTTTCAAGCTCCTTGTCACACCACAAAGTGTCCTCGTGAGGTTCCACCACAGCGTTGGTACAGGAGTATCATAATGCAAATGGCATTGGCAGGAATTTTGCCTTTTGCTGTCATCTATATTGAGCTGTATTACATATTTGCAAGTGTTTGGGGTCACAGGATATACACAATATATGGCATTCTTTTTGTTGTATTTATCCTTCTCCTGATTACAACTGCCCTTGTCTCTGTTGCTATGACGTACTTCCAACTTGCCGCAGAAGATCATGAATGGTGGTGGAG GTCTTTTCTTTGTGGTGGATCGACTGGCTTGTACATATTTGGTTATTCCTTTTACTATTACTTTTCGCGGTCAGACATGAGTGGTTTCATGCAAACCTCATTCTTCTTCGGGTATATGGCTTGCGTTAGCTATGGCGTCTTTCTCATGCTAGGCACTATCGGTTTTCGTGCCTGTTTGCTATTTGTCCGTCTCCTGTATGGCAGTATCAAATGCGAATAG
- the LOC107759455 gene encoding transmembrane 9 superfamily member 3 isoform X3, with product MPLHIGIKVERKSLSMQTRLAHFLIPDNMEKKKESLGEVLNGDRLTFAPYKLEFLADKKDAKVVCKKRLTKEEVAQFRTAIALDYYIQMYYDDLPIWAFIGKIDKEGSYDPNEFKYHIYTMFHFEIFYHKDRVIEINLRADPYVTANVTNDEEVDVEFLYTVMWKATNIPFEKRMDKYKMSSSLPHHLEIHWFSIMNSCVTIFIVMSCLGTIYMRVLRRDIYKLAQDEEFIDNQEETGWKSLHGDVFRYPKCTYLLSSALGCGTQLLAVVVAILSLGVLGVFQPYDRGVLPTALIIIYAITSAVAGFSAVSFYHQLEGSNWLRILLLTGGIFSCPLFLTFFFLNTVAIKYGSTAALPLGTIVVILLLWVLLALPSLLLGALSGKRIKSEFQAPCHTTKCPREVPPQRWYRSIIMQMALAGILPFAVIYIELYYIFASVWGHRIYTIYGILFVVFILLLITTALVSVAMTYFQLAAEDHEWWWRSFLCGGSTGLYIFGYSFYYYFSRSDMSGFMQTSFFFGYMACVSYGVFLMLGTIGFRACLLFVRLLYGSIKCE from the exons ATGCCTCTACACATCGGTATAAAAGTGGAGAGGAAGTCCCTCTCTATGCAAACAAGGTTGGCCCATTTTTTAATCCCAG ATAATatggaaaagaagaaagaatcttTGGGTGAAGTGTTGAATGGAGATCGCCTTACATTTGCTCCATATAAGCTGGAGTTTTTAGCGGACAAAAAAGATGCCAAAGTTGTATGTAAGAAAAGGTTGACAAAGGAGGAAGTTGCACAATTCAGAACCGCTATTGCACTGGATTACTACATCCAGATGTACTATGATGACTTGCCAATATGGGCCTTCATCGGGAAGATCGATAAGGAGGGAAGCTATGACCCTAATGAGTTCAAATATCACATTTATACGATGTTTCACTTTGAAATATTTTACCACAAGGACCGTGTTATTGAAATTAACCTTCGAGCCGATCCGTATGTTACAGCTAATGTAACAAATGATGAGGAAGTTGATGTAGAATTCCTGTACACAGTGATGTGGAAGGCAACTAACATCCCATTTGAAAAGAGAATGGACAAATACAAGATGTCTTCTTCTCTGCCCCATCACTTAGAAATTCACTGGTTCTCAATTATGAACTCATGTGTGACAATTTTCATCGTGATGTCATGTCTGGGAACAATTTACATGCGGGTCCTGAGGAGAGATATTTATAA GCTTGCGCAGGATGAGGAATTCATTGATAACCAAGAAGAAACTGGGTGGAAAAGCCTCCATGGTGATGTCTTCCGGTACCCAAAGTGCACCTATTTGCTTTCTTCAGCGCTTGGTTGTGGAACACAGCTGTTGGCAGT AGTGGTGGCCATTCTAAGTTTAGGCGTGCTTGGTGTTTTTCAACCGTATGATCGAGGAGTTTTGCCCACTGCTTTGATCATAATATATGCAATAACTTCTGCAGTTGCTGGATTTTCCGCTGTATCTTTTTATCATCAGCTCGAAGGAAGCAACTGG CTAAGAATTCTATTGCTGACGGGAGGAATATTCTCTTGCCCCTTGTTCCTAACCTTTTTCTTCCTTAATACTGTTGCCATCAAATATGGATCAACTGCAGCACTTCCTTTGGGCACGATTGTGGTTATACTTCTCCTCTGGGTTTTGCTAGCGTTACCTTCACTTCTGTTAGGTGCATTATCTGGGAAGAGAATAAAGTCTGAGTTTCAAGCTCCTTGTCACACCACAAAGTGTCCTCGTGAGGTTCCACCACAGCGTTGGTACAGGAGTATCATAATGCAAATGGCATTGGCAGGAATTTTGCCTTTTGCTGTCATCTATATTGAGCTGTATTACATATTTGCAAGTGTTTGGGGTCACAGGATATACACAATATATGGCATTCTTTTTGTTGTATTTATCCTTCTCCTGATTACAACTGCCCTTGTCTCTGTTGCTATGACGTACTTCCAACTTGCCGCAGAAGATCATGAATGGTGGTGGAG GTCTTTTCTTTGTGGTGGATCGACTGGCTTGTACATATTTGGTTATTCCTTTTACTATTACTTTTCGCGGTCAGACATGAGTGGTTTCATGCAAACCTCATTCTTCTTCGGGTATATGGCTTGCGTTAGCTATGGCGTCTTTCTCATGCTAGGCACTATCGGTTTTCGTGCCTGTTTGCTATTTGTCCGTCTCCTGTATGGCAGTATCAAATGCGAATAG
- the LOC107759455 gene encoding transmembrane 9 superfamily member 3 isoform X1 — protein sequence METHVVRLIFTTVIMSLGCLVQSDASTHRYKSGEEVPLYANKVGPFFNPSETYAYFDLPFCRPDNMEKKKESLGEVLNGDRLTFAPYKLEFLADKKDAKVVCKKRLTKEEVAQFRTAIALDYYIQMYYDDLPIWAFIGKIDKEGSYDPNEFKYHIYTMFHFEIFYHKDRVIEINLRADPYVTANVTNDEEVDVEFLYTVMWKATNIPFEKRMDKYKMSSSLPHHLEIHWFSIMNSCVTIFIVMSCLGTIYMRVLRRDIYKLAQDEEFIDNQEETGWKSLHGDVFRYPKCTYLLSSALGCGTQLLAVVVAILSLGVLGVFQPYDRGVLPTALIIIYAITSAVAGFSAVSFYHQLEGSNWLRILLLTGGIFSCPLFLTFFFLNTVAIKYGSTAALPLGTIVVILLLWVLLALPSLLLGALSGKRIKSEFQAPCHTTKCPREVPPQRWYRSIIMQMALAGILPFAVIYIELYYIFASVWGHRIYTIYGILFVVFILLLITTALVSVAMTYFQLAAEDHEWWWRSFLCGGSTGLYIFGYSFYYYFSRSDMSGFMQTSFFFGYMACVSYGVFLMLGTIGFRACLLFVRLLYGSIKCE from the exons ATGGAGACACATGTGGTAAGACTCATTTTTACAACTGTAATCATGAGTCTTGGATGCCTAGTACAATCAGATGCCTCTACACATCGGTATAAAAGTGGAGAGGAAGTCCCTCTCTATGCAAACAAGGTTGGCCCATTTTTTAATCCCAG TGAAACTTATGCTTATTTCGATCTTCCATTTTGTCGACCAg ATAATatggaaaagaagaaagaatcttTGGGTGAAGTGTTGAATGGAGATCGCCTTACATTTGCTCCATATAAGCTGGAGTTTTTAGCGGACAAAAAAGATGCCAAAGTTGTATGTAAGAAAAGGTTGACAAAGGAGGAAGTTGCACAATTCAGAACCGCTATTGCACTGGATTACTACATCCAGATGTACTATGATGACTTGCCAATATGGGCCTTCATCGGGAAGATCGATAAGGAGGGAAGCTATGACCCTAATGAGTTCAAATATCACATTTATACGATGTTTCACTTTGAAATATTTTACCACAAGGACCGTGTTATTGAAATTAACCTTCGAGCCGATCCGTATGTTACAGCTAATGTAACAAATGATGAGGAAGTTGATGTAGAATTCCTGTACACAGTGATGTGGAAGGCAACTAACATCCCATTTGAAAAGAGAATGGACAAATACAAGATGTCTTCTTCTCTGCCCCATCACTTAGAAATTCACTGGTTCTCAATTATGAACTCATGTGTGACAATTTTCATCGTGATGTCATGTCTGGGAACAATTTACATGCGGGTCCTGAGGAGAGATATTTATAA GCTTGCGCAGGATGAGGAATTCATTGATAACCAAGAAGAAACTGGGTGGAAAAGCCTCCATGGTGATGTCTTCCGGTACCCAAAGTGCACCTATTTGCTTTCTTCAGCGCTTGGTTGTGGAACACAGCTGTTGGCAGT AGTGGTGGCCATTCTAAGTTTAGGCGTGCTTGGTGTTTTTCAACCGTATGATCGAGGAGTTTTGCCCACTGCTTTGATCATAATATATGCAATAACTTCTGCAGTTGCTGGATTTTCCGCTGTATCTTTTTATCATCAGCTCGAAGGAAGCAACTGG CTAAGAATTCTATTGCTGACGGGAGGAATATTCTCTTGCCCCTTGTTCCTAACCTTTTTCTTCCTTAATACTGTTGCCATCAAATATGGATCAACTGCAGCACTTCCTTTGGGCACGATTGTGGTTATACTTCTCCTCTGGGTTTTGCTAGCGTTACCTTCACTTCTGTTAGGTGCATTATCTGGGAAGAGAATAAAGTCTGAGTTTCAAGCTCCTTGTCACACCACAAAGTGTCCTCGTGAGGTTCCACCACAGCGTTGGTACAGGAGTATCATAATGCAAATGGCATTGGCAGGAATTTTGCCTTTTGCTGTCATCTATATTGAGCTGTATTACATATTTGCAAGTGTTTGGGGTCACAGGATATACACAATATATGGCATTCTTTTTGTTGTATTTATCCTTCTCCTGATTACAACTGCCCTTGTCTCTGTTGCTATGACGTACTTCCAACTTGCCGCAGAAGATCATGAATGGTGGTGGAG GTCTTTTCTTTGTGGTGGATCGACTGGCTTGTACATATTTGGTTATTCCTTTTACTATTACTTTTCGCGGTCAGACATGAGTGGTTTCATGCAAACCTCATTCTTCTTCGGGTATATGGCTTGCGTTAGCTATGGCGTCTTTCTCATGCTAGGCACTATCGGTTTTCGTGCCTGTTTGCTATTTGTCCGTCTCCTGTATGGCAGTATCAAATGCGAATAG